The sequence below is a genomic window from Amphiprion ocellaris isolate individual 3 ecotype Okinawa chromosome 16, ASM2253959v1, whole genome shotgun sequence.
CACGCTACCTGTCACAGAGACGTGGGGCAGAGTTATGAAGAATACAGTGTTGCACAAATGAAACGTGTTCTGAGATTAACACGCTGAGTTTTGACTTTAGAGCCACAGTCTGCATATTCATCATTTACATCAACATAAACATGTGCCTGACAGACagaaatgacatgatgagaTGATGTAAGAGACAAATCCAAGACCAACCAAATAGAACCGGTGGGACAGAGAGAGCGATAATAAATGGATATGAAGTGGATTTTAATACTGGGGTAAATGCAGGCAAATGTTCACttacatacagacaaacagtgtGATTGTCCTGATTTAAGTTACtgcattgtttttaagttttttactgtgaagcactttggtcaccctttgggctgctgtaaagggctatacaaataaactttgagTGATTGATTAAATATCTTTACAATGTGAAGAAAACTTTAGTTTAACTGCTGTAGTCTTTTACAACACTCACATTAGTCTTTTGCCATAAATGACCCTGCAGCAACATCATTCATTTAAATAGTCACAATTCAGTGTGTCTGGACAACACTGCACAATCCTACAAAACCAATCTAACCAAGCAGCAATCACCGTCATAATATAGGTACCTAGCTGCAGATGCAGTCTGTGAATACTTTCTAATTTAAGCTGTGAACACAGGTTGTGGTTTTGCCCATCTGAACTAGAAGGCGCAGCTGCGAGCATTGCTAATAACAGAGCAGGAACACACAGGGTAGGAAGATGCTTTATCATTCCGTGTTACGCACTGTCTGAAAGGCAACATTGTTGAAAAAGAGCTCAGAGTGTAAGAAAAAAGGAGCAGCTGGAAGTGATGAAGAGAAGAATTTGTCATTTCCAGTCCTGTCCGATCATCAGTGGTGAAAGTACACATCCCTTCAAGGGACGGGCTCTTGATTCTTGCCTTGCCTTGATGTACTGTAGTGCTCGACGTGGCTGATGTTGAGACATGTTTTACCGCAGAAGCCAAGAAAAAGCATCACATCCAAACTCCAAGGTGCATAATTTTGAGACACAAAGTTGAGACGTACACCTGCCACAACCAAACTACCACAGCCAGATACTATGAGTAGTAAAATTAGCACATTGTCAACAAGGAACAAACTGCTAAGTTGTCAAGATGACTGACATGGAATGTTCCTaaagtgtttacagtgtgtccaATAAACCCCACTGTTTCGTGACATTGTCTAGTGATGTCATCTGGTTTAAACTCTACAGTAGGACATTTTTAGTAGCTGGGTAAATGACACTAACAGACATTACCTCTTCCTTTTCCACCATTCACAGTTCCATTTGGCTGGAAAGCTGCTGTATTGCTGTTGATAAATGTATAGTAGCAGATAGTGAGTGAAAGGTGAAGAGAAAAATTGCATGTATTAATTTGTCATTAAACTCAACAATGTATCTGAATTTGGAGACATCTGAGCTCCAATAATGCTATTTCAGGGATTATTACTACTAGGGCTGGGTGATAATGATACAAGTTTGCCACAGATTTTACTTAATATCTCAATAAAGCGCCGTGAGCCATGTGGTAAATCAGTGAACAATGAGCTCCTGTATGATAATACTGGGCTGTAGTATGATTTTTACATCAATGCGATGAAGTGGAGGATGTCTGTTGGTAAGTAACCCTGctgccataaatcataataaTCCAACCCATTAAAACTGAACCTAGACACTTTATCAGTTAGTTCTTCTGAACATTAAAAGTTTTAAACTTCTGTTAGTCAGGCCTCACTGACCCGAGGTCATACTACTCATTACTaggctgtcaaaattaacacgttaatgcggattaatccatcatcatgattagTCTGATGAAACACTTTAATGCAATTAACCcatctgcagcgcagaatgactcaaagtCCCTGAAACGTCTCTGACAACACATTTagggcagtttgtccaagtagacttacTGTTGCGCATGCCGCCGCACATGTACAAATGGGCCAACCAACTCAGAATGGAAGACGCTAAATAGCATGTTGGCTGTCTCAGTAGGaaatgtgatatatatatatatatatatatatataaatgaaacgCGTTTAATATACATtcaaaatgaatgatatttatatttaatccacagcaacccagtgattaatctgattacagAAGACATAGGAGTTCTATCTACTACTatccatgtttctgttgtttccatagaggtggaggagtttaagttgcagtgaaaataagctgacagggaggaaaaatatgacaggacTGAGAAATACCCAGAAAGTGCTTGAAGCTCAATGGGTTAAGTGCAGCTATACAGGGTCACTATTGCTGTATTATCGTAGACTTTTAGTCATGTTAGCTGTTTATTTCACCCAATTAACCAAATAATTATACCAtatatttatgcacattttgtgATCTAAACTGAAATGATTTATTGAAACTACTTCTTTTGGTGTACAGTGTGGATTGTAAAAGGTGAATAGTCACTGTCTTCAGTCTTTCTGTTTCAGGATTGTTTACAGTTGTTTGAATTCAGCCAGCTGTGAGGAAATTGCCAGCAGGCTGCACTGGAAGCAGTTGAACAGTAATaacttgtgtttctgtgtttgtagcCAGTTGAAGATGTGGAAGAATGCACCTGCCCAACATCTACTTCACCAGGTAAATCAGTTCTTGAATTGACAGTAAAATTGTGAGAGAATCACTCCGCATGAAGACTGCAAACATTTGTGTCTGATTGTTAACGTGAAATGACACATGGGGGAGTTGGTTTGCACATTTGCTCCCAATCTGGCCATACACTCTGACAGCCACCAGGAGGCAGAGGTCTTAGTTAAAAGAATTCTTAAataatacatccatccattatctatacaccgcttaatatTCAtaagggtcatggggggctggagtctatcccagctgacttagggtgaaggcaggagacactctgaacaggtcaccagtctatcacagggctacacatgaaaacaaacaatcatactcacattcacacctatggacaacttagagttaccaattaacctctgcatgtttttggactatgggaggaagctggagaacccggagaaaacccacacatgcacagggagaacatgcaagctCCATACAGAAAGAGCCCAGGCCAGGCccatgaactggggatcttctagctgcaaggcggcagtgctaaccaccgagccactgtgcagctcatcTTAAATAATAATACTAACATTCTGTCATATGTTGTGCACATTCTCTTGAGCTAATGCCATCTTTCTCATCCACCTCTGAGCTCAGACTACCCGAAAGAACTGCAGTTGCTGAACAGCCCCTGTGAAAAGTGCTGCTGTCCAGCGCCTCCTCCGAAGATCAGCGACCTCATGAACGACAAAGACCTGCTGGACTTACTGCGGCTCAAACTGGATCCAAACCACTGCACCATCAAAAACTGGAAGAACTTTGCGAGCCGCTGGGGGATGAGCTATGATGAACTGACCCTGCTGGAGCATCGAACCCAGGGCTCCTTATCCCACAGTCCCACCCAGGAGTTCTTGCTGCGCTACAATCAGAAGACGGTCACTGAGCTCACTGAACTTTGCCGCATCTATCAGCGCATTGATGTGCTGCGactgctgcagagctggataGAGAAGGACTGGCCGTCACGCTGGCAACAGACTCATTAGCCAGTATGACTGTCTATTTaaactttctctctttttctgtcagggTGGTTTAGGGTTTCTTCTTCCTAAGTTTGGATACATGCTACCACATTAATAGTAATTTTGGTAAATAGTCTTGTGAAAAAGGTAAATGATAAACTGGAAACTCACACAGCACAGACCTTGCACTGAatgctgttttgtcttttacctTTCTCTTGCTGTCGCTGGCTGTAGTTAAAACAAAGTAAAGTCACATTCCTGACCAGTTCACACAGCCATTGATACAATTCTCAGTTGGGAATTCACAATTTTTTGAGGTGCTTGGTTGACTTGACTAGGGCTGGCCCTAATATCAATTTCTGGGCTCCGAATATTCGGCCCCGATTAATGACGGATATCCAGATATTTGGATTGGTTCATAATGTCTGACGGGTGGGGGTGGTGGGGGGGTTGGaatctgaatattcggatctcaaaattcacctaaaaaaaagtaaatatttggaTACTACCGGAAcgaccaaatattcggatattcgggtccagccctagacCTGATAGCACCACAGATATTAGTTAGCTTAGTGCGTGTTTCAGCAGCTacactgaataaaaataaaaacgtaGCATGCAAATGATATTCTTTTCTGATTCAGAGAAAAAGTTCACATCTCATTCCCGTGGTTCTGATTAGAAAAGAGTTACATTTAGCCAACCTTTTTGAGCTGTTCAACTGGTGACAAACTGTCAACCACTGAGTTACTCCAGGTGATCAGATAGTGTGACCAGTACAGACTCTCCTTTTACCGCTGACTTTAAAACCCCTGCAcagaatgcagctttattcagtgTTCAGGTGGCGAGAGAAAGACGGGAACGGGCTGTTGGCTGCTGTAGACTAATGGTCACACAACTCCACTATTTTCATCTAAGAAATGGTTTCAGACAGCTCTGGATGGATGTGTCTGACAATCCTGTCCTCCAAAATGACTAACAACTCCACCAGGCCCTTCAGGAAGACTGGGACAGCATTTCACAAACAGCATCAACAGCCTCATTAACTCTGTGCAACAGATGTGTGGCTCATTACTGATTGTGACTTCTGGTCTGAGGTATCTCATCCGTCTGATGTCATTTCCTATGTGGGGCACACTGGGTTGTTTCTAACGCCCATCCTGTTGAAGCAATGTCATGTGTTGAAAGAACAAGTAATTATTCTCTTGTggtaaaaagaaagaacagaatttaatcaaatattacatgctgtatttatatttatagctGAAGTAGTAGTTTCTATGGGGGGGatgaatatacatttttttcctcatatattatttttgtttttctttgctttcttgaCAATTACTAAACCAGCTGATTTTCACTCTGTTGGTCTAGACTCAGATTAATCAACGTGGGTtaaaacgtgttttttttatttcacccaAATGTCTAACACTGAATGATACAAAATATATTGATAGtgtgattaaaaataattagtttgGTCTCTGTGAAAAGTGTGTAACGGTGTAACTGACCAAATGTGTTCTGGATGAAGAAATGTTGCTTTCTGTTAAGGTATAATATTGTTGTGaacacatcattaaaaacacagacagaaacacactgacCTGTGCAAGACAACTGATCGAATTGGTGGTCCTGACCAAATAGCAGTCGATGTGTGTTAGACTGCTTTGCCAAAAAATCTCTCATGTTCTTTAAACTCTTCACATTGTTGTAGGTGCAGCCGTGTTAACAGATATTAGAATTTCTATAAATCACTCTGGTTGAAAATCAGGGCACCATCTTCACTGTTCATTATATTCCAAAGCTGGTTACACATTTGCTAAAATACAGCCGCAAAGTGACAAAATTCTCACCACACTGTGCCAATCATTCCCACGCTTGGGAATTTTATACACATTTGTACATGGTGATTGACTCCACTGACTTTTTGATCCTTTGATTTTTCGTCCACCGATTAGTGTAAATTTTCACATTCATGCTTCTCAGACAGTGTATCCAAATGAATGTGATGATCCCCTGCCTTTTCCTCTTGCGTCACCACGAAGTTTTGAGTGAACTATCTTTACAAGAGTTTGGATAGATATTGATGTCCCCCCTCAAGGTGAATTGTATTAAATTTGATGGTCCTAATGTCGGCATCTAATTTGTATTTTGCAAAATACCTTGGTTTATGACTATTATATGCAAAAGACTTGAGATTTCCAGCCGTTCTATGTGTTCAGTGGAAATTAGCAAATATACTGCccgtcaaaaaaaaaactgcacactaatattttgatgtactgcctttagctttgaataTGACACATattcactgtggcattgttttgataagcttttgcaatgtcacaacatttatttctgtctagagctgcattaattttctaccaagatcttacatgatgggagagttggaccactgcgcaaagtcttctccagcacatcccaaagattctcaattgGGCTGAGGTCTAGACTCTGTGGAAGCCAATCCAtgtatgaaaatgatgtctcatgctccctgatccactcattcacaatgtgagccccatgaatcctggcatcgtcatcttggaacatgcccatgccatcagggaagaaaaactccactgatggaaagatctggtcattcagtatattcaggtagtcagctgacctcctCTGgtaacataacgttgctgaacctggacTTGACCAACTGTagcaaccccagatcataacacTGCCCCCTGAGGCTTGTATGGTAGGCACTGTagattagaatagaatagaacatcCTTTAatagtcccacaaggggaaatttgcaacgtcacagcagcaaagtgacagaaaaatcaagagaacacatctattaattaaaacataagatatatacactatatatacaatttaaataagaaaaactgaagaacacAAAGATACTAAGAACAcaaatttaataatatttacacaaatgaattgctagccatgatgagtgcatcacttcatccgcctCTCTTCTCACCATGATACACCTGTCACTTTAGAACagagtaaatctggactcatcagaccacatgaccttcttccattgctccagagtccaatctttatgctacctagcaaattcaagcttttttctgattagcctcaccgatcagtggttttcttacaGCTACACAGTTGTTTAGTCCCAGTCGCTGTAGTTTCTTTTTCATTGTGCATGTGTAAATGCTCTTACTTAAACTATTGAACATAGCCTTGAATTCTGCTGTTGATTTCTTATATGATTTCACCAAACGTTTAAGTGATGTTTGATCCCAATTATCCAAGAATTTGTTCCAACCACATTTGtacctcaaagatgatggttcactaCTATcctttcaggttttaatgatgcattgGATGGTTCATAACCAGAttttagtttcagaaatctccttagttgttttctttgcttgatgcaggccaataatttgacccttctgagacagattaacatcctttctatgACCGCAGGATATGTCTTGCAACATCAGCTAGGgtaaaataagttgttgccagctGGAACATATTCATGACAGCAGTAATTATGCAATGGAAAGCTCTTATCTATTTGCTAAGTTAAATCCAGATGGAGACTTCTTTTTGGACAGGCTGTGTATTAGCATGCTGGTGACCACTGATGATGTAGTCTCCCAGATCCATCAACATGGCTGTTACTTGATTCTTAGTTTAGTATTAGGCAGGTTGTATGTTGTTTATGAAATGTTTTAACTTTCGAAATACCACTCATACAACCTGTACAAGTAATTAAAACAGGATCTGATACAGCCTTGAGGAATGTAGCTGGAAGCAGCTATGTGTGAAATATCAGAACAAGTTAAAAAactgatttgtatttttttatttcatacatATCTTCTTAAGTTGGATAAACCCAGaagatgttttgcaaaaagaaatctCAGTTTTGAAAACCATGGTCATTGTGTCattctttatattttaaaaaaacaacttttttgttGTACTTGTTTTCTTagtataaaataaacatgtcaaACTCCGTTAtagttttaaaagaaatatttcatagCAACATTAAAAGCAAAGCATGTGTTCATTTCATAGACAGTTAACGTAGccgtctttatttttctttatcttctcATTTTCACAGCTCTGTAATTTCTGTCTAATTTCCTAAACATTTTTAAGAAGGATTAGATGTAAACAGAAGAACATGATGTTTGGGAAATAATCAAGCATACAATATGGAGCAAAATTTTCcactaataaataaatctatgtGGGTTTACAATTAGTTGTTAATCAAGGAAATTCCTGCTCTTCTTGAATAAGTatcacattacatttttttcccatcgAGCTTGCTAAGAATGTGTCAGAAAACTGCagatgggtaaaaaaaaaattacaattttatttattttaacacatcCTTTTATTTTGGATACAAACCAACTTGCcgtctgttttattatttgcaatttttcatATTAGTAAAGAATCACACAAGCATAATATAGCTGAGCGATttattgaacaaaaataaacaaatacaactcACTTAtcctttaaaatatttaagGTATAGTAATTCACTTCTCAGAAACTTTAACAGCTCACTGTGATCACATGCAATACTGAGGCAGTCATTTAATAAGAAACATATTTCCAAATCATCAGTGTTTaagaaaaaacatataaataacagGAATATACACATAGTATATAAAAACAGCTTTCGTCTATAGGCTACGTTATTATAGAAGAAGAATACCGTAGCTAGCATTATCTGCAGTTAAATTCTCTTTTATGGTGACAAACTAAAGAGTGGAACTGGTTTAGTTACATGTATTTACAATGTTTCTGGACTGACAGTTTATCATGTTACCTTAGCAAGAATCAGTCAGCATCTCAATTCTTGATATTAAGGCCAAGCATATTAGAGAGGCTCAaggacattttgtcattttcatctgaTGTAGAAATTTCAGGGGCTCCCAGGCCCAACTCAGACTCTGGCTTTTCTACTTTGAAAGTATCTACTCTCACTAAAGAGGGATCTCCTGTTTCTGTAGAGCCCCCAACATCAAGACTGGGGGTGTTGAACTTCAGACCAATATCAGTTTTCTCTTCAGTTGGAGGGACATTAGCTGAGGGAGCTTTTTCCCTTGCCATTTTCAATCTCTCCATAATATCAATCTTTTCTCCTGCTTTTGATGTTGCATTTACTATTGGCAGGCGGATCCCTTTGCTGATGACATAGTCCTTTTCATCTGTGTCAGATTTTGTTA
It includes:
- the edaradd gene encoding ectodysplasin-A receptor-associated adapter protein isoform X1 produces the protein MEHGPALNMSSLSECKEPFDRICSEPVEDTDTTSFVAEFSLEANYPVQVTDPHADAVTLHLSSMPSRYLSPSSDRIRQPVEDVEECTCPTSTSPDYPKELQLLNSPCEKCCCPAPPPKISDLMNDKDLLDLLRLKLDPNHCTIKNWKNFASRWGMSYDELTLLEHRTQGSLSHSPTQEFLLRYNQKTVTELTELCRIYQRIDVLRLLQSWIEKDWPSRWQQTH
- the edaradd gene encoding ectodysplasin-A receptor-associated adapter protein isoform X2, with the protein product MEHGPALNMSSLSECKEPFDRICSEPVEDTDTTSFVAEFSLEANYPVQVTDPHDAVTLHLSSMPSRYLSPSSDRIRQPVEDVEECTCPTSTSPDYPKELQLLNSPCEKCCCPAPPPKISDLMNDKDLLDLLRLKLDPNHCTIKNWKNFASRWGMSYDELTLLEHRTQGSLSHSPTQEFLLRYNQKTVTELTELCRIYQRIDVLRLLQSWIEKDWPSRWQQTH